One Bacteriovorax sp. PP10 DNA window includes the following coding sequences:
- a CDS encoding alpha-ketoglutarate-dependent dioxygenase AlkB family protein — MKSFLPSGFEDLIVEDGILQYFEHYSDETLEHILEGLVWRQDSITMYGKTHPLPRQTAWHGEKGLVHSYSGIRMVAIEWTPVLLKLKLQLEADLNTKFNSVLVNYYRDGSDHMSYHSDDEKELGPNPIIASLSFGETRSFQLKHKFDLSKKTFTLPITDGSLVVMKGELQHFWVHKIAKTAKKIGPRVNLTFRNILS; from the coding sequence ATGAAGAGTTTTCTACCATCAGGTTTTGAGGATCTGATTGTAGAAGATGGTATTCTTCAGTACTTCGAACATTACTCCGACGAAACTCTCGAACATATTTTAGAAGGCCTCGTCTGGAGACAAGACTCCATTACGATGTATGGTAAGACTCATCCACTCCCTCGTCAGACCGCGTGGCATGGAGAAAAAGGTTTAGTGCATAGTTATTCTGGAATCAGGATGGTGGCCATCGAGTGGACACCTGTACTTTTAAAACTGAAACTCCAGCTTGAAGCCGACCTCAATACCAAATTTAATTCAGTGCTTGTTAATTACTACCGCGATGGCAGTGACCATATGTCTTATCACTCTGATGATGAAAAAGAGTTAGGGCCCAATCCCATCATCGCTTCACTCAGTTTTGGCGAAACAAGATCATTCCAGTTAAAACATAAATTTGATTTGAGTAAGAAGACATTTACTCTCCCTATCACTGATGGATCATTAGTGGTGATGAAAGGAGAACTACAACATTTCTGGGTTCACAAAATCGCTAAGACGGCCAAGAAGATTGGGCCTCGAGTGAATTTAACTTTCAGGAATATATTGTCTTAA
- the pip gene encoding prolyl aminopeptidase — protein MLEMYPELKPYNTGFLKVSDLHNIYFEEAGNPNGKPVVFLHGGPGGGITDSMRRYFDPKKWRIVLFDQRGCGKSTPFAELKDNTTWDLVADTEKIRNHLKIEKWSVFGGSWGSTLALAYSITHPSVCTELFLRGIFLLRKKEIDWFYQEGCSRIYPDAWESYVKPIPENERHDFVQAFYKRLTSPEASVRKEAAHAWSVWEGSTSKLIPDSDFAARFGEDDFADAFARIECHYFTNKGFFTEDNWLINNVDKIRHIPTVIVQGRYDVVCPADSAWALHRAFPEAELHLIADAGHSLSEKGITSKLIEYTDKWA, from the coding sequence ATGTTGGAAATGTACCCTGAACTAAAACCCTACAATACAGGCTTTTTAAAAGTCTCAGACCTGCACAATATTTATTTTGAAGAAGCAGGAAATCCCAATGGAAAACCAGTCGTTTTTCTTCACGGTGGACCAGGTGGTGGGATCACAGATAGCATGCGCAGATATTTCGATCCAAAAAAATGGAGAATCGTTTTATTTGATCAAAGAGGATGTGGAAAGAGCACTCCATTTGCTGAACTAAAAGACAATACAACTTGGGATCTGGTTGCCGATACAGAAAAAATTCGCAATCACTTAAAAATTGAAAAATGGTCAGTGTTTGGTGGTTCATGGGGGTCAACTCTTGCTCTTGCCTACTCGATCACTCACCCTTCTGTTTGTACGGAACTTTTCCTTCGTGGAATCTTTCTTCTAAGAAAAAAAGAAATCGACTGGTTTTACCAGGAAGGCTGCTCAAGAATTTATCCTGATGCTTGGGAGTCGTATGTTAAGCCAATCCCTGAAAACGAACGTCACGATTTCGTGCAGGCGTTTTATAAACGTTTAACAAGTCCTGAAGCAAGTGTGAGAAAAGAAGCCGCACACGCATGGTCAGTATGGGAAGGATCAACCTCAAAACTGATTCCTGATTCAGATTTCGCTGCAAGATTTGGTGAAGATGACTTCGCTGATGCTTTTGCACGTATTGAATGCCACTACTTTACGAATAAAGGATTTTTCACAGAAGATAACTGGCTTATCAATAACGTTGATAAAATCCGTCATATCCCGACTGTCATTGTTCAAGGTCGTTACGATGTCGTTTGTCCTGCCGATAGTGCATGGGCACTTCACCGCGCTTTCCCTGAAGCAGAACTGCATTTAATCGCTGATGCTGGCCACTCTCTTTCTGAGAAAGGGATTACAAGTAAGCTGATTGAATACACTGATAAGTGGGCGTAA
- a CDS encoding O-methyltransferase — MQITDKKVEEYCISKSNLPSKDCLAIEEYTRANVHGAGMLIGKMEASFIGFLLKSIKAKRVLELGTFTGYSALTMAEQLPADGEVITVDINQETVALAKDFWGKSEHGHKIKSVLGSGLDIIPTLTGKFDFVFIDADKRNYIDYLKLTVPMLSPNGMIVIDNVLWGGAVLPDVVLDLTQHRDRNTEFIRLVNDYVAASDDLYGTLMPIRDGMFLIQRK; from the coding sequence ATGCAAATTACCGATAAAAAAGTGGAAGAGTATTGCATCTCTAAAAGTAACCTTCCCTCGAAAGATTGTTTAGCTATTGAAGAGTACACACGCGCCAACGTCCATGGGGCAGGAATGCTGATTGGAAAAATGGAAGCTTCTTTCATTGGATTCTTACTAAAATCTATTAAAGCAAAACGCGTTTTAGAGCTTGGGACCTTTACTGGGTACTCAGCTTTAACAATGGCAGAACAGCTTCCAGCTGATGGAGAAGTCATCACTGTGGATATCAATCAAGAGACTGTAGCACTTGCCAAGGACTTTTGGGGGAAATCTGAGCACGGTCACAAAATTAAAAGTGTTTTAGGAAGTGGTCTGGATATCATTCCAACTCTGACTGGAAAGTTTGATTTTGTTTTTATCGATGCGGACAAAAGAAATTATATTGATTACTTAAAACTAACTGTTCCAATGCTTTCGCCTAATGGAATGATCGTTATTGATAACGTTTTATGGGGTGGAGCTGTTCTTCCGGATGTGGTGCTTGATTTAACTCAACACAGAGATAGAAATACAGAGTTCATTCGTTTGGTGAATGATTATGTAGCGGCGTCTGATGATCTTTATGGGACGTTGATGCCGATAAGAGATGGAATGTTTTTAATTCAAAGAAAATAG
- a CDS encoding LysR family transcriptional regulator, with translation MSLLHPNLVAFMAVVERKTVQDAAKKIGLTQTGVTQRIRSLEKELQTTLFIRSRTGMRLTTEGESLHRYCQSASELEGQLVFQSTQQEIRLTISGPSSLMRSRVIPSVSTILKKYPFLRVQFDLMDLQSAIYKLKSGSSQIVLVRSGVVSLEMDSKMMKAEKYLLVGPVAWKKRTIKDIVKTETIIDFDENDNYTFEFLEKFHLSSETKSSRHFVNNTDALASMISLEAGYSVLAEDQALELIKRHELIDLMPGKFLDLSDICLAWYPRPEMAGYFKDILAALK, from the coding sequence ATGAGTTTACTGCACCCAAATCTAGTAGCATTCATGGCCGTCGTTGAGAGGAAAACTGTTCAAGACGCTGCCAAAAAAATAGGACTCACCCAAACGGGTGTGACCCAGAGAATTCGCTCGCTGGAGAAAGAACTTCAAACCACATTATTTATTCGCTCAAGGACGGGCATGAGGCTTACCACGGAAGGTGAATCTCTTCATCGATACTGCCAAAGTGCCAGTGAGCTGGAAGGCCAGCTGGTGTTTCAATCAACTCAACAGGAAATCAGGTTAACCATCAGCGGGCCTTCAAGTCTGATGCGATCGAGAGTGATTCCGAGTGTGTCCACCATCTTAAAAAAGTATCCATTCCTTCGAGTGCAGTTTGATTTAATGGATCTGCAGTCGGCGATTTATAAATTAAAAAGTGGATCATCTCAGATTGTTTTAGTCAGAAGCGGAGTTGTCTCGCTGGAGATGGATTCGAAAATGATGAAAGCAGAAAAATATCTTTTAGTCGGCCCTGTCGCTTGGAAAAAACGCACGATTAAAGACATCGTCAAAACTGAAACCATTATTGATTTCGATGAAAATGATAACTACACGTTTGAGTTTTTAGAAAAGTTTCATTTGTCTTCTGAAACCAAATCTTCAAGGCATTTTGTCAACAACACGGACGCGCTGGCATCTATGATTTCTCTTGAAGCAGGCTATAGTGTTTTGGCCGAAGATCAGGCCTTAGAATTGATCAAACGCCATGAACTCATTGACTTAATGCCAGGCAAATTCCTGGATCTATCTGATATTTGTTTGGCATGGTATCCCAGACCTGAAATGGCGGGTTATTTTAAAGATATTTTAGCTGCTCTCAAATAG
- a CDS encoding class I SAM-dependent methyltransferase encodes MTDKKSDSTPIALEAYEKIAEGFSERAPAKAENAYIEQPAMRNAVGNVRGMKIFEAGCGPGILAEYLVHEGAKVVAFDVSPKMIELAKKRVPQNATFFVADMAKHLPVDQDGQFDMVVASLSIDYIENWAIPLSEFYRLLKPKGKFIFTIQHPIGSWNWYKPTSAFGVQYVEASWKGFTDEPVTMPDYYRSFSEVINPLITAGFKILKIEDLKPIDALRTLDPYKFGKYSKLATFMCVIVEKE; translated from the coding sequence ATGACTGATAAAAAATCAGATTCTACTCCTATAGCTTTAGAAGCTTATGAAAAAATCGCGGAAGGTTTTTCTGAGCGTGCTCCTGCTAAAGCAGAGAATGCTTACATTGAACAACCGGCCATGAGAAATGCAGTTGGGAATGTTCGTGGAATGAAAATTTTTGAAGCAGGTTGTGGACCGGGAATTTTAGCTGAGTACTTAGTGCATGAAGGTGCAAAAGTTGTGGCCTTTGATGTAAGTCCAAAAATGATTGAGCTTGCTAAAAAAAGAGTTCCACAGAATGCGACTTTTTTTGTTGCAGATATGGCAAAACATTTGCCGGTTGATCAAGATGGGCAATTTGATATGGTCGTAGCGTCGCTATCAATTGACTATATTGAAAACTGGGCCATTCCTCTAAGTGAATTTTATCGATTACTAAAACCAAAAGGTAAGTTTATTTTTACCATTCAACATCCCATAGGTTCTTGGAATTGGTACAAACCAACTTCGGCCTTCGGAGTTCAGTATGTTGAAGCTTCGTGGAAGGGTTTTACAGACGAGCCGGTGACAATGCCGGATTATTACCGTTCTTTTTCAGAAGTCATAAACCCCCTCATTACTGCGGGATTTAAAATTTTAAAGATTGAAGACCTCAAGCCTATCGATGCATTAAGAACACTGGATCCATACAAGTTTGGGAAATACTCTAAACTCGCAACATTTATGTGCGTAATTGTTGAAAAGGAATAG
- a CDS encoding potassium transporter Kup has protein sequence MSAKPENEQSQTNRYKFLLALSALGVVYGDIGTSPLYALKEAFHHGHNIGLSENNVYGILSLIFWSLIIVISIKYLRYVLKADNKGEGGILALTALVTPRSDKHLSKRRNLIRLGLFGTALLYGDGMITPSISVLSAVEGLELITPVFSPYIIPITCLILVGLFSVQKYGTELVGKIFGPLTLFWFLTLGALGIYNIIKVPMVLVSMNPWYAYQFFAINTWDGFFVLGSVFLVVTGGEALYSDLGHFGRQPIQRAWFFVVLPCLILNYFGQGALITHNPLAAKNPFFLMAPPWMLTPLVILATLSTVIASQALITGVFSITMQAVQLGYIPRVLIEHTSAKEFGQIYVKSMNRILMIACILLVIFFKTSSNLAAAYGIAVTTTMGVTTILFYLVARQKWRWSKFKAGTICGFFLIVDLSFWGANLVKVLDGGWVPLAVGVLIFVMMTTWKKGRKLLGQRIRDEVIPLSLFLDKIDREKPFRNPGIAIYMASGLKDTPYALIQSYEHYKSIHQRLIFLSVVTEEIPQVPQSRRVEVNDIGHGCYTVFIHYGYMERPNIPKELDQLMIGDILLNPNEATYFIGKEKLFATDKPGMALWREKLFAFQTANAQDATTFFQLPRKRVMEIGVQVEL, from the coding sequence GTGTCAGCAAAACCTGAGAACGAACAAAGTCAGACGAATCGCTATAAATTTTTATTAGCGCTTTCAGCTTTAGGAGTTGTGTATGGAGACATTGGGACCAGCCCACTGTACGCACTTAAAGAAGCTTTTCATCACGGCCACAATATTGGTTTATCAGAAAACAATGTGTACGGGATCTTATCTCTTATCTTTTGGTCACTGATTATCGTTATCTCAATCAAGTATCTTCGTTACGTTTTAAAAGCAGACAATAAAGGCGAAGGGGGAATCCTTGCTTTAACGGCGCTTGTAACTCCAAGATCAGACAAACATCTTTCAAAAAGAAGAAACCTCATCAGACTTGGTCTTTTCGGTACAGCATTACTTTACGGTGATGGAATGATCACTCCTTCGATTTCCGTTTTATCAGCGGTAGAAGGACTAGAGCTGATCACACCGGTTTTTTCTCCCTACATTATTCCTATTACATGTTTAATCTTAGTCGGATTATTTTCTGTTCAAAAATATGGAACAGAGTTGGTTGGAAAAATCTTCGGACCGTTAACTCTTTTTTGGTTTTTAACTTTAGGTGCACTAGGAATTTATAACATCATCAAAGTTCCAATGGTTCTTGTTTCAATGAACCCTTGGTATGCGTACCAATTTTTTGCAATCAATACATGGGATGGATTTTTCGTTCTCGGTTCAGTATTCCTGGTTGTAACGGGTGGGGAAGCGCTTTACTCGGATCTTGGTCACTTTGGACGTCAGCCGATTCAACGAGCTTGGTTCTTCGTTGTTCTTCCCTGTTTAATTTTAAATTACTTCGGACAAGGGGCGCTGATCACTCACAACCCTCTGGCCGCAAAAAATCCGTTTTTCCTTATGGCGCCTCCGTGGATGTTAACTCCACTGGTAATTCTGGCGACACTTTCAACCGTTATTGCTTCTCAAGCTTTAATCACCGGAGTGTTCTCGATTACGATGCAGGCCGTGCAGCTTGGATACATTCCAAGAGTTTTAATTGAGCACACATCAGCTAAAGAGTTCGGACAAATTTATGTAAAGAGTATGAACAGGATCTTAATGATCGCCTGTATCTTACTGGTTATCTTCTTTAAAACTTCAAGTAACCTTGCTGCCGCTTACGGGATTGCTGTAACGACAACCATGGGCGTAACGACTATTTTATTCTACTTAGTTGCTAGACAAAAATGGAGATGGAGTAAATTTAAGGCCGGAACTATTTGTGGTTTCTTCTTAATCGTCGACTTATCTTTCTGGGGAGCAAACCTGGTAAAAGTTTTAGACGGTGGATGGGTTCCATTAGCGGTTGGGGTTTTAATTTTCGTAATGATGACGACTTGGAAAAAAGGCCGCAAGCTTTTAGGCCAGAGAATCAGAGACGAAGTTATTCCTTTGAGTCTGTTTTTAGATAAGATCGACAGAGAAAAGCCTTTTAGAAATCCAGGGATCGCTATTTATATGGCCAGTGGATTAAAAGACACTCCATACGCTCTAATTCAAAGTTATGAGCACTATAAATCAATTCATCAGCGTTTGATCTTCCTTTCAGTTGTGACGGAAGAAATTCCACAAGTGCCGCAATCAAGACGTGTAGAAGTCAATGATATCGGTCACGGCTGTTACACTGTGTTTATTCACTACGGTTATATGGAAAGACCAAACATTCCTAAAGAACTTGATCAGTTAATGATCGGGGATATTTTACTTAATCCGAATGAAGCGACATACTTTATCGGGAAAGAAAAACTTTTCGCTACAGATAAGCCTGGTATGGCCCTTTGGCGTGAAAAACTATTCGCTTTCCAGACAGCTAACGCTCAGGACGCGACAACTTTCTTCCAGTTACCAAGAAAGCGTGTAATGGAAATTGGGGTTCAGGTCGAATTGTAA
- a CDS encoding chorismate mutase yields MKIESLNAWLPNQKPGSPLVIAGPCSAESEEQMLRTAHALKEISEVSVFRAGIWKPRTRPNNFEGLGEIALPWLMEVKKQTGLKVTTEVATAKHVELCLKAGVDILWIGARTTANPFSVQEIADALKGVDIPVMIKNPINADLQLWIGALERLNLAGITKLMAIHRGFSVGEKLEFRNDPLWKIPMELKVKFPDLPLLCDPSHITGKRELIQQVCQKAMDLDYNGLIIETHPDPDKAWSDASQQVTPSTLASIISSLAIKKESSQDKSYTNQLNELRDQIDRLDNELLHTLKLRNDVVEKIAKAKIEQNVTALQKGRFDQLMKQRMDAGEKLGLGQDFVKEIFDSIHEQSVQTQTNLFEKNKK; encoded by the coding sequence ATGAAAATCGAATCATTAAATGCATGGCTTCCCAATCAAAAACCAGGATCTCCTCTAGTGATCGCAGGACCTTGTTCTGCTGAATCAGAAGAGCAGATGCTTAGGACCGCGCACGCATTAAAAGAGATTTCAGAAGTTTCAGTATTCCGCGCAGGAATCTGGAAGCCAAGAACTCGCCCAAATAACTTTGAAGGTCTGGGTGAAATCGCTCTTCCATGGTTAATGGAAGTTAAAAAACAAACAGGATTAAAAGTTACGACGGAAGTCGCAACAGCAAAACACGTCGAGCTTTGTTTAAAAGCTGGTGTCGATATTTTATGGATTGGTGCTCGCACGACCGCTAACCCATTTTCAGTTCAGGAAATCGCTGACGCTTTAAAAGGTGTCGATATTCCTGTGATGATTAAAAACCCAATCAATGCTGATTTACAATTATGGATTGGCGCTCTTGAAAGATTAAACCTTGCTGGCATTACAAAACTAATGGCGATTCACAGAGGTTTCTCTGTTGGTGAAAAATTAGAATTTAGAAATGATCCGCTTTGGAAAATCCCAATGGAGCTTAAAGTAAAGTTCCCTGATCTTCCACTTCTGTGTGACCCTTCTCATATCACTGGTAAGCGCGAGCTCATCCAACAAGTATGTCAGAAAGCAATGGATTTGGATTACAACGGTCTGATCATTGAAACTCACCCAGACCCGGATAAAGCTTGGTCGGATGCCTCTCAACAAGTCACTCCTTCAACCTTAGCATCGATTATTTCGTCTTTAGCGATCAAAAAAGAAAGTTCTCAAGATAAGTCCTACACGAATCAGTTAAATGAACTACGTGACCAAATTGACCGCTTAGATAACGAGCTTCTTCATACTCTTAAACTTCGCAATGATGTTGTAGAGAAAATCGCAAAAGCAAAAATCGAGCAAAACGTAACCGCCCTTCAAAAAGGTCGTTTTGATCAATTGATGAAACAAAGAATGGACGCTGGTGAAAAGCTTGGTTTAGGCCAGGACTTCGTTAAAGAAATCTTTGATTCAATTCACGAGCAGTCAGTTCAAACTCAAACGAATCTCTTCGAAAAGAATAAAAAATGA
- a CDS encoding DNA polymerase II has protein sequence MQTQIEAFIFKGTSFDYDNRTVIKLYGQSNQGSFLVTINQFQNYFFVESKQPTSFKSLDGYWVEKVVCNTQEDLKNKCQNFVSQGLRTFESDIKALERYLMDNNIFAQINISGNGVMKDGLLTFENPKITPGNYYPDYKIMSFDIETGKDGRLLSLAYSFRSKALNEDHTVVLGQGIDTPDVKFSMKEQGLLDFFQSAVKRLDPDIFTGWNVIGFDFHFLDRKSKELKFPIALGRNNRALDMFQSARGEWHVRLEGRVVIDGPWAMKMNFFSFESFKLNHVAKELLGSGKDIDEDESFDKWGEIERRFREDKMALARYNVMDATLVLDIFEKTKLIDLLLTRSFISGMLIERVGGSTASFDHFYLPSLHEAGVVAPNVEDIGWVRQAKGGFVLNPKVGIHPNVLVMDFKSLYPTVIQTFLIDPLSRLQRDVNPLTTPVGIKFSRTNHILPGKIAELLDRRSEAKKLKNTNLSQAVKILMNSFYGVMGSSGCRFYQEDLPDGITGSGQWILKTVIEYLEQRGFAVLYGDTDSLFVQLPTIEDYDGQAKILVNEVNIFLTDKLKTDFDVESKLEIQYDKFFQTLILTSARGNEEGAKKRYAGLAIKNVDGKKVEEMVLTGMEYVRSDWSLLARNFQYELIRRVFYGEDVQEYIDETLKKLEKKELDDQLVLSKRLSKPLDEYIKNVPPHARAAKLLYDQLGILKKRPQYVMTLRGAIPIELPHADVDYDYYLDRQLAPIADSILGLFGKSFEEMRGPQLSLF, from the coding sequence ATGCAAACACAAATCGAAGCATTTATTTTTAAAGGAACTAGTTTTGATTATGATAATCGAACGGTTATCAAGCTTTACGGCCAGTCGAATCAAGGATCTTTTCTTGTCACGATTAATCAATTTCAGAATTATTTTTTTGTTGAGAGTAAACAACCTACATCGTTTAAGAGTTTAGATGGTTATTGGGTTGAAAAAGTGGTGTGCAATACTCAGGAAGATTTAAAAAATAAATGCCAGAATTTTGTCTCTCAAGGACTTCGTACATTTGAATCAGACATCAAGGCACTTGAACGTTACTTGATGGATAACAATATTTTTGCTCAAATTAATATCTCGGGTAACGGGGTGATGAAAGATGGGCTTTTAACTTTTGAAAATCCCAAAATCACTCCAGGAAATTATTATCCCGATTATAAAATCATGTCATTTGATATTGAGACGGGAAAAGATGGAAGACTTCTGTCTCTTGCTTATAGTTTCAGGTCAAAAGCTTTAAACGAAGATCACACTGTCGTTTTAGGTCAGGGGATAGATACTCCTGATGTAAAATTCTCGATGAAAGAACAAGGTCTGCTGGATTTTTTCCAGTCAGCGGTTAAAAGATTAGATCCGGATATTTTCACCGGATGGAATGTCATCGGTTTTGACTTTCATTTTTTAGATAGAAAATCCAAAGAATTAAAATTTCCGATTGCCTTGGGAAGAAATAATCGTGCGCTTGATATGTTTCAAAGTGCGCGAGGTGAATGGCATGTAAGGCTTGAAGGTCGAGTTGTCATTGATGGCCCTTGGGCCATGAAGATGAACTTCTTTAGTTTTGAGAGTTTTAAACTCAATCATGTCGCGAAAGAGCTTTTGGGTTCAGGAAAAGATATTGATGAGGATGAGTCATTTGATAAGTGGGGAGAGATCGAAAGACGCTTCCGCGAAGATAAGATGGCCCTTGCCCGCTATAATGTGATGGATGCAACTTTAGTTTTAGATATTTTTGAAAAAACTAAATTGATAGATCTGCTTTTAACCAGGTCTTTTATTTCAGGAATGCTGATTGAGAGAGTAGGCGGATCGACGGCATCGTTTGATCACTTTTACTTGCCATCACTTCATGAGGCAGGAGTTGTTGCTCCGAACGTTGAAGATATTGGATGGGTGAGACAAGCTAAAGGTGGATTTGTTTTAAATCCAAAAGTCGGAATTCATCCCAATGTTTTAGTGATGGATTTTAAGAGTCTTTATCCCACAGTGATTCAGACTTTTTTAATTGATCCCCTTTCAAGACTTCAGCGCGATGTGAATCCGCTTACAACTCCAGTTGGAATAAAGTTTTCGAGAACCAATCATATCTTGCCAGGGAAAATTGCCGAACTTCTGGACCGTCGAAGTGAAGCGAAAAAATTAAAAAATACCAACCTGTCTCAAGCTGTAAAAATTCTTATGAATAGTTTTTACGGAGTGATGGGATCGAGTGGATGCCGCTTTTATCAGGAAGATCTTCCTGATGGAATTACGGGAAGTGGGCAGTGGATTTTAAAGACTGTCATCGAATACTTGGAGCAAAGAGGCTTTGCTGTTTTATACGGTGATACCGATTCACTTTTTGTTCAGCTTCCGACCATTGAAGATTATGACGGTCAGGCAAAAATTCTGGTGAACGAAGTTAATATCTTTCTGACAGATAAACTAAAAACAGATTTTGATGTCGAATCAAAACTTGAAATTCAATACGACAAATTTTTTCAAACTCTCATTTTGACTTCTGCTCGTGGAAATGAGGAAGGGGCCAAAAAGCGTTATGCAGGGCTCGCGATAAAAAATGTTGATGGCAAAAAAGTCGAAGAGATGGTTTTAACGGGAATGGAGTATGTCAGGTCAGACTGGTCACTTCTCGCCCGCAATTTTCAGTATGAACTCATCAGAAGAGTTTTTTACGGAGAAGATGTTCAGGAATATATCGATGAGACACTTAAAAAACTCGAGAAAAAAGAGTTGGATGACCAATTGGTTCTGAGTAAGCGTTTGAGCAAACCACTTGATGAGTATATTAAAAATGTTCCACCTCACGCCCGTGCGGCCAAACTTCTTTATGACCAATTGGGGATTTTGAAGAAAAGACCACAATACGTGATGACGTTAAGAGGAGCGATTCCCATCGAGCTTCCTCATGCTGATGTTGACTACGATTATTACCTCGACCGCCAGCTGGCCCCCATTGCCGATAGTATCCTCGGTTTATTTGGGAAAAGTTTTGAAGAAATGCGCGGTCCGCAGCTTTCACTTTTTTAA
- a CDS encoding inner membrane-spanning protein YciB, which produces MTASEAKPKKSNHFFLISFLPAILYWYLESQYPVKTALIGGIALSVAEILFERFYSGRVHQLSKFNFFLIIALGGFSLMEENGIWFKLQPSLSLWAVAVYMGLKLRSGKGFFKEMMEEMRPDAPGPPDFIMKSMERNMVIMFGLYGVLMGVLALWFSTSIWVFFKTAGLFVVMGIFMVIQMLLNKRAIKRVKEEAQKLPTNGI; this is translated from the coding sequence GTGACCGCGAGTGAAGCCAAACCAAAAAAATCTAATCATTTTTTTCTAATCTCTTTTTTACCCGCCATTTTGTACTGGTATCTTGAATCACAATACCCTGTTAAAACGGCGTTGATTGGCGGGATAGCTTTATCAGTTGCTGAAATTTTATTTGAAAGATTTTATTCAGGTCGCGTTCATCAACTTTCTAAATTCAATTTCTTTTTGATCATTGCTCTTGGTGGATTTTCTTTAATGGAAGAAAATGGAATCTGGTTTAAATTGCAACCTTCACTTTCGTTGTGGGCCGTTGCTGTTTATATGGGATTAAAACTTCGCAGTGGAAAAGGATTTTTCAAAGAGATGATGGAAGAGATGAGACCAGATGCACCAGGGCCGCCAGACTTCATCATGAAGTCGATGGAAAGAAATATGGTCATCATGTTTGGTCTTTATGGCGTCTTGATGGGTGTCTTGGCATTGTGGTTTTCAACATCGATTTGGGTCTTTTTTAAGACCGCTGGGCTTTTTGTTGTTATGGGCATTTTTATGGTGATTCAGATGCTATTAAACAAGAGGGCCATTAAAAGGGTGAAAGAAGAGGCCCAAAAGCTCCCAACTAACGGGATTTAA
- a CDS encoding transposase translates to MKKLRKHTQLNFLNLKRAGRPAIHDVGIRHVRRFRLKRASSLHLTIKVRENKADIQSKRILKALHHAIKRARMKGLKIVHYTLEYNHVHLLVESVDNKTLHKGMQAFGITIAKAINKIKRTKGTVYKNRYHLRLISSPRQLRNVLHYIFNNGVKHKRTSSKIDLFNSMIAEAKINVLYPKEAKKIWADVQKNEFLKAFQIDLFRILSPGEIYFKSISYIV, encoded by the coding sequence ATGAAAAAATTAAGAAAGCACACTCAGTTAAATTTCCTCAATCTAAAACGCGCAGGAAGACCTGCTATTCACGATGTGGGGATTCGACATGTGAGAAGATTTAGATTGAAAAGAGCAAGCTCACTTCATCTCACAATAAAAGTCAGGGAGAATAAGGCAGATATTCAATCAAAGCGGATTTTAAAGGCCCTTCATCATGCGATAAAGAGGGCCAGAATGAAAGGACTGAAAATTGTGCATTATACGTTGGAGTATAATCATGTGCATTTACTGGTGGAGAGTGTGGATAATAAGACACTTCATAAAGGGATGCAGGCCTTTGGGATTACGATTGCTAAGGCGATCAATAAGATTAAGAGGACGAAAGGGACGGTTTATAAAAATCGATATCATTTAAGATTGATAAGTTCTCCTAGGCAATTGAGAAATGTGCTTCATTATATTTTCAATAATGGAGTTAAGCATAAAAGAACAAGTTCGAAGATTGATCTTTTTAACTCGATGATTGCTGAGGCGAAAATTAATGTGCTTTATCCAAAAGAGGCGAAAAAGATTTGGGCAGATGTTCAAAAGAATGAATTTTTGAAGGCCTTTCAAATAGACCTCTTCCGGATTTTAAGTCCCGGAGAGATCTATTTTAAAAGTATAAGTTATATTGTTTAA